The Gadus chalcogrammus isolate NIFS_2021 chromosome 10, NIFS_Gcha_1.0, whole genome shotgun sequence genome contains a region encoding:
- the ube2d2 gene encoding ubiquitin-conjugating enzyme E2 D2, giving the protein MALKRINKELTDLARDPPAQCSAGPVGEDMFHWQATIMGPNDSPYQGGVFFLTIHFPTDYPFKPPKVAFTTRIYHPNINSNGSICLDILRSQWSPALTISKVLLSICSLLCDPNPDDPLVPEIARIYKTDRDKYNRIAREWTQKYAM; this is encoded by the exons ATGGCTCTGAAGAGAATCAACAAG GAGTTGACTGACTTGGCACGGGACCCGCCTGCTCAGTGCTCTGCGGGACCAGTAGGAGAGGACA TGTTTCACTGGCAAGCCACAATAATGGGACCT AACGACAGTCCTTACCAAGGCGGGGTATTCTTCCTGACCATTCACTTCCCCACAGACTACCCCTTCAAACCGCCAAAG GTTGCATTCACCACAAGAATCTACCACCCAAATATCAACAGCAACGGCAGCATTTGCCTTGATATTCTGCGGTCACAGTGGTCTCCCGCTCTCACCATCTCCAAAG TTCTCCTCTCCATCTGCTCTCTGCTGTGTGATCCGAACCCAGACGACCCCTTAGTACCTGAGATCGCCCGCATCTACAAGACGGACAGGGACAA GTACAACAGAATAGCGCGGGAATGGACACAAAAGTATGCAATGTAG